A segment of the Echinicola strongylocentroti genome:
ACGTATGGGTAAAGTCACGCTTCATGGCGCCACGGCCCAGCCCGATGCGGTAGCCACCGTGAAAGGAGAGTTTATAGGGCAGGGCACTTTCACCTTCCAGAAAAGACTGGTTGGGTTGGTTGATATGGTGAATGGCGCCTCCAAGCCAGAGGTTCTCTGTAAAGAGCAAACCGCCAAAGGACAGGGAAAGCATGTTGATCGGCTCTCCCAAGACAGTAAGATCCGTGCTACCGGGAATGATCGGCCCAAAAGGATCCTGTGGATTGATTTGATTGGCAAAGACCAGGTTTTCGTAATACCCCACCTCCCGGCGGATATAGCTACCTTCAAAGCCAGGGCGGAAATAAACGGATTCGCCAAGCTTCAGTTCATACGCATACATGGCCGAGATGGTCAGTGAGCGCAAATCCGCCGCTCCTTGGACATCATTCATCACCATCAGCCCGAAGCCGCTATTGTACTTTTCCAGAAAAGTATCGGCGTAAACCGAAAAGGTATTGTACTGGGCATCCAACCCTGGCCACTGGCTACGGTAATTGGCACCAATACGCGTCTGAAAATCCGATCCCGCAAAAGCAGGGTTCAGGTAAAGCGGAGCCGCATAATACTGACTGTATTGTGGGTCCTGTCCAAAACTATTGTTAGCTGAGAACGTTAATGCTAAGACGCAAAAAACTAGATATATATAAGACCTAAACAAATATTTGTTCGTTTATTTGAGTAACGTTAAGCTTATTAAACGGCTGTCCCGTGCATCGTGTTTTTAAAGCTCCCCGTAATATATGAAAAGGACTCCTTTTGACATAAACTTAAGATTCATTTATCTTTTTTTACTGGTATTACTGTGCCAAGCTACCAATATACCGGTCTATGGCCAAGGCTACAATGATAACGAATGGATCTTTGGATACTGTGGGCCCAACACGGAAAATAATTATATTTCTTTCGGAAAGGGCGACAGCCCCAATGTCAATACGCTACCTGGAAGTGTCGTGGTAGGTCAAGACAATAACGCCATTGCCATTGACCCGCTGACAGGTGAGCCACTTTTTTACACGAATGGAGAGTTGGTCTATAACTACCTAAACCAACCCATCCAAGGAGCGCCCAACGGCATCAATGGAGATTTTGAGGGCACACAGACCGCGGCCATCGCACCACTGAATTACGACCCCGAAGGGGAGCGCCTATTTTACACCTTCTATATCAGCCCCTCTGGTGAGCTCCAGTATTCCGTCATGGACATGAATGCCCAGGGAGCAGCACCGGCAGACTCTCCACCAGCCGGTGAAGTCACCACTCTTGACGAACCCATTGGGCCGGCCGCTGGCGCCATCGCCGTAGTGAAAACTCCCAGCTCTCCCAGCTATTTGATCAGCTTTGAAGGCGGGGAACTGATCTCCAGGGAAATCACGGAAACGGAAGGAGTATTCAATCAGGCGGGCAGCACGTCCCTAGCCTTTTCACCTGAAAAAATTGCTTTTGATGATCAGTCAGGCACCTTGGCACTGATTCCGGAAAATACCTCCGACCCGATCGTGCTGATGGACTTTGACACCAGTACGGGGAGTTTTGCGAATCCTCGATCACTGGACCAATCCACTGGTGATGCTTCCGAAAACTATGGAGGAACGGGACTTGCCCCCGATGGCGATTATTTCTATTATTCCAAAGATGACCAATTGCTAAGAATCCCTACTGACACGCTGGATGCCGAGCCGCAGGTGGTGCCCACCACCAGTCCATCCGGGAGCAATATCAGTCAAATCCACGACATTAAAGTAGGCCCTGACGGCCAATTGTATTATATCTATCAAGAGGAAAATGATGACGCCTTCTATGTGGGCACTGTCGAAGACCCCGACAACACCGTCCTGGAAGAGCTTACCGTGGACGACAATCCATTTGACGGCACGGACTTTTGTGGCGGCACCTTTCCTACCTTTGCCCCGAATGCAGACATCGACGTTTCCGTGGAAATGGAATATTCCCCAGAAATGCCCTGCATGAACAATCCACTGCAAATCACCTCACTACTTACCCCTCCCAATATACCCGTGGAATCTTACGAGTGGGAGCTCAGCCCTCCCCCTACTGACCAAGACGGGGAAGAGATCGAACTGGACCTGACCGAAGAGCATTTGCTTTTGCCTGCAGATGCGACCAGTGAACAAAACATCAACGTCACCCTGACGGTGACCTTGGAAGACGGAAGCACCCAAACGACCTCCCAATCCATCACCCTTCAGGAAAACAACCTACAGGCCAATTTCACTCCTTCAGATACGACGACTTGCCTGACCTGCATCGACCTCAACGAAATGCTGGAAGTAAGCTCCGGTGAAGAAGGGCAAGGCGGCTCCGGAGGCGGTGGTGGTGGCGGAGGATTTCCCGGGCCCCCAGGCGGTGGCGGTGGTGGCGGTGGCCAAGATGGCGGCTCCAGTTACGAATATTTCTGGTCCAACAAAAAAGACGAAGGCTGGATTCCCGAGGGAGCCAATGAAGTCTGTGATCCCGGCACCTACTGGGTGCTTGCCCGTGAGCAAGGTTCTTCCTGCTACGTCTACGCCGAGACGACCGTCAAAATGTGGGATCCTGTGGCCAACGAAAAAGTAGACGACCAAACCAATAACATCTGGTACTTTGGCAACAATGCAGGGCTGGACTTTAACCCTGATCCTGACGACCCCAATGCTCCTTCTCCACGTCCTGTAGAAGTCCCAGACGGACATCCCGGCTGGAGCATCCCAGAAGGCACGACCACCATTTCGGACCAAGCCGGGCAAGTATTGTTCTATACTGATGGACAGACCGTCTGGGACCTGAACGGCAACCCCATGCAGGATGGTGAAAATATCGGTGGTGACAATACCTCCGCCCAAAGTGTCATTGCCGTAAAAGTACCGCAGGAGCAAACCCTTTACTACCTCTTCACCACACAGACCTCAGGAGGTAATTCGACGACCAAATTTTCCCTAGTGGACATCAAAGGCGAAAACCAAAACGGCGTGGGCAGTGTGGTCAGTGGGGACAATTTCCTCTTCAGTCCCGGCACGGAGCAGTCTGCCGCCATCGCCTCGGGGGACACCACTTGGGTGATGTTTCACGAAGTGGGCAATAACACCTTCCGTGCTTACCCCGCCACTTCACAGGGAATCGGGCAAGCAGTGACCAGCGACGTGGGCAGTGACCACAGCTTTAGCAACTCAGCAGGAACGATGAAATTCAGCCCCGATGGGGAAAAGCTGGCCGTAACCGTTGTCGATGCTAACGGCTGTAGCTTCGTTGATGTCATGGATTTTGATGAGGAAACCGGGGAGATGAGTGAATACGCTACCATTGATCTGGGCTGTGATGATGAGGTTTACGGACTGGAATTTGGAGGGGACAGCAATAAGATTTTTGTTTCCTATCAGAACGGAAAAGGTATTGAGGAATACCAAATCCAAGCGCCCAGTGATGACGACGATGACGATGGCAATAACTGCCCGTCGTGCTTCGAAAATGCAGCTGGCCAAGCCGCACTGGAACAATGCATTGAGGACAATGTCAACCTGCTCGCCAATAGCGCTGGTACTAGCTTTGGTGCCATCCAAATGGGACCAAACGGCCAGGTCTATGTCGCCATCCCCGGCGCCACCAATATCGGCACGATCAACCCCGGATCGGACTGCGACAACTCCACCTACAGCCAACAACAGGCCGTCTCTACCGAAGGAGGCACCAGCAACCTCGGACTACCTGCTTATGCCCAAAACAGTGGCAGCAATATTCCCGACCCGGAAATTGCAGGCCCCGAAAGCCTGTGCTTGCAAGATGGTATTGCTTTGGGGGAATTTGAAGGTGCTGGCGAACCGGACATCGACACGTACACTTGGACTATTCTCGACATCGATGGCCAAGAGGTTTTTTCCACTTCAGGTCCTGGCGATGAATTCCAGGTGATGGAATATGAGTTTGACTCGGCCGGCACCTACACCGTCACCTTGGACGTGGAGCGCTGTGGCAACCCGGATTATTATAACGGTGAGTTGACCGTGGAAGTCATCGGGCCACCACCATTGACGCTGACCGATGACATTACGCTCTGTAGCGGCAGCCCGATTAGCCTGACCGCCATTGATGACTATGACCCGGCAGAAGGGCTCTATACCTTCGAGTGGACCAACGCCGCAGGAGAAATCCTGGGCAACACCAACACCATCGAAGTCACAGAAGAAAGCATCTACACGGTCAGCGTAGCACTGGCCAATACAGACGAAGAAGACCCCTCCTTTCAAGCCTGTTCTTCGTCATCCTCCGTTTTTGTCGGCCCTGCATTTGACTTTGAGCTGACGCAGGACGCTGAAGAATCCTGCTATGAGGAAAACTACATCAACTTTGCTCCGGACACGCCCGTTACCGGAGAATGGTCCTACCAGCTGCAGGGCACTACGGAAGCGCCGACCGTGCTGGGAGAGGGCTATGAATGGGAAGTAGCCGTGGAAGAACTTCCCGGCCCGGGCACTTATGACATTATATTCCGAGCAGAAGACCCGATCTTGGAAGGCTGCATCGTGGAGAAACGCGCCGAACTGGTCGTCGCTCCTTTACCGGAATTTGACGTCAATGTCATCACCCCCACCAGCGACTGTGACAACCCCAGCGGAAGCTTCGCATTCACCCTGCTTACGGATGCGGAAATGGTGAGGATAGAAGAACTGGATGAGGAATTTCTTAATGTAGCTGAAGGAGAAACCATTGGCCCCATAGAAGACTTGCCCCCCGGAGTGTATACCATTACCGCAGAAAACGAAGGATGTACCTATACGGAAACAGTGAGCATCGAGAATACCAATCCACCAGATGGCCTGGATGATTATAGCATTGTGACCACAGCTGAGCGCTGTACCGTTGACGGTATATTGGACGGAAGGATACTGATCTCGTTCCCTGCGGATGGCTCCATCACTTCAGCTGACTACGTCATCACTAGGGAAGAAGACGGGGAGCAATTTACCGGCTCCACAGACGATATGCCTTTAGCGGTTCCCCATGGCACCTACGCCGTTGAAATCTCCACGCCGGATGGTTGTGCTGTGACAGCTCCTCAGGTTTATGAAATTCAAGAAAAAGCATTGGTCAATTTTAGTGTTCCTTCGGCACCATTGGCTTGTGAGATTTTCTTCTTTGAACCCGAGAACGCAGACGATATCGACTACACCATCACAGGGCCTGACGGCACGGACATCAGTCCCCAGCCAAATGGCCTTTATGCATTGGACCAAGAAGGCATTTATTCGGTTCGGGGAGAAGATCCAAACGGGGTGGATTGTCCTCGGATCCGGGAAATGGATTTGACATTGACCGGCCAGGTGGACTATTCCTTGGAAGGGCCATTTTATGACTGTGAGACGGGACTTCGGTATGAGGCGGTAATCGACCCGGCCTTTGACGAAGCGGATTATATTTACCTTTGGAGGACATTTCCCCAGGGAGAAATCATCGGCCGTGAGCAAACGTTCACACCAAGCCGTGAAGGCACCTACACCCTGGACGTGCAGCCCAGAAATGGCACCAGCTGCCCAGCACCTTGGATTGAATTTGACGTTCCAGTCATCGTCCGAAACATTCCGGTCGAACTAACTTTGGAAACTGGCATCTGCTCGGACAGCCCAGAAGGAACTTTACGTGCCGACTTTGAAGCGCCCGCTTCCGCCAATCTCGAAGTGGTCTGGTTCAGAACCGATCAAAATGGCATCAATGTCCGAATGCCGGAATTTGATGGCGAATCCACCATTTCCGTTACAGCAGCAGGCACCTATCAAGTCCAATTGGTCAACTCTACCAATGGCCAACAATGCACCGTGGGCTCGGATGAAATCACGGTAATGAGTTCTGATGCCGAACCGCCGCAGCTAGAAGACAGCTATACCATTTGTGCCCCAGAGAATATTACCGAAACCTTGGAGGTGGAAGGAGACTGGCAGACCTATGAATGGTGGAGAGAGGATCAGCTCATCAGCACAGCCGCTACATTCACACCGACCGAAGGTGGAAATTATACGTTGGTCGTAACGGATGCAGCCGCCTGTTCATTTGCGATCACCTTCGAAGTCATAGGAGACTGTGACTTCCAGGTCACCACTCCTGACGCCCTAATACCTGGAGATCCAGATCGAAACTTTGTGGTTTATGTCAATGACTTTGTAGACGAAATTTCGGTATTGATCTACAATCGCTGGGGAGAATTGATATTCCATTGTACCCAGGAGAATATTGCCGAAAACGCACCATTCTGCGAATGGGATGGCTATGTAAGTGGAAAAAAAGTCCCTATCGGAACCTATCCGGTGGTAATCAAGTTAAAAAGCAATGCCCAAGGAATAGAACAAACCATTAAAAAAGCAATAGTTGTAATTGAATAAATATGATCGCATTGATTTCTCCGGCGAAGACGCTGGATATGAGTACTACTGATATTTCACTGGCCACGCAGCCAGACTTTAAGACTGACATCAAGGCGCTGGTCAGCATCATGAAGAAAAAATCCGCTGGGGACATTAAGCAACTGATGAAGGTAAGCGATAACATCGCCCAGCTGAATGAAGAACGCTACCATAATTTCCACAAGGACTTTACTCCCGAAAATTCCAAGCAGTCACTGCTGGCCTTCAAAGGGGACGTATACCGCAGCATGGAAGTGGACAATTACTCGGAAGAAGATCTGGCCTTTGCCCAAGACCATCTGCGCATCCTTTCTGGGCTTTACGGACTTCTAAAGCCCTTGGACCTGATCCAACCTTACCGTTTGGAAATGGGCATTAGCTTAGAAAACAAAAAAGGCAAAAACCTCTACGAATACTGGGGCACCAAAATCTCCAAAGCCATCAACAAAGCTGCAGACGGCCAGCCAGTGATCAATTTGGCATCACAGGAATATGCCAAAGCAGTAGACAAAAAAGCGCTTAAATCCCCCATGATCCATGTCAATTTTAAAGAATACCGCGATGGCAAGTACAAAGTCATCGGTATCTTTGCGAAGCAGGCAAGGGGCATGATGGCAGACCACATCATCAAGCATAAAATCACCGATCCTGAACAGTTGAAGCTGTTTAACCGGGAAGGCTATGAATTTTCAGAACCGCAGAGCAAGGAAAATGAGTGGATCTTCGTTAGGTAAAAGATTGAAGAATTGCGTATTGGAAAAGCCGAAGGCTAAACTTCCATTTAACCCGGGTTAATCCCGTTTAGTTAAGGAGACTTTCCAATACGATGTACAAAATAATTCTGTTTTTCACTTGCCTTCACCAGCAGCACAGTTCCTATATGAAAAAACAAGTATTGCTATGGAGCATTCTGTTGTTCCTGTTCAGCTCATGTGTGGCTACACGACCTTCCTCCAATCGTGTCGAAAAGGGTCAGGCGAGCTATTACGCCAATAAATTCAACGGCAGGAAAACGGCGAGTGGCGAACGCTACCAACCCGGTAAAATGACCGCGGCACATCGCTCGCTACCTTTCGGCACTGTCGTAAAAGTCAAAAACCTCCGCAACGGCAAAACCGTCAAAGTCCGCATCAACGACCGGGGGCCTTTTGTCCGTGGACGCATCATCGATCTATCAAAAAAAGCAGCAAGGCAATTGGACATGATCCGTGCCGGAGTGGTACCGGTGGAAGTAAGGTATTAAGGGAAAGATTGAAGGTGCAGACAAGACGCTAATATGATTCGGGGATCAAGTACTTGGTATGTAGTATTTGGTATATGGTATGTGGTATGTCAGTTAGCGGCTAGAATAAGACTTGAGGGTGTTTTAGAACGGTTCACCTGAAAGGGGAACGTAATCCAGCCCAATGAAACGCATTGGGTTAATTAATTTGGCGGGGAATATAAGCTGCAGCCTGTAAGGCTAGCAAAAAACCGCCACCGTTAACTGTATTTCGTCGAAGACGGTTTGGCTAGATGGAAGTGGAGAGCTGGTCTTTTGGCCTGCGGTACAGAAATATGGTACGGGATACTTTCCCAAGACAGAAAATCGATTTTTAACCCGGAATCAATGCCGTTTAGTTAAGGGCATTTCCCAGTTTTCACATGCTAGGAGTTTCT
Coding sequences within it:
- a CDS encoding PorP/SprF family type IX secretion system membrane protein produces the protein MFRSYIYLVFCVLALTFSANNSFGQDPQYSQYYAAPLYLNPAFAGSDFQTRIGANYRSQWPGLDAQYNTFSVYADTFLEKYNSGFGLMVMNDVQGAADLRSLTISAMYAYELKLGESVYFRPGFEGSYIRREVGYYENLVFANQINPQDPFGPIIPGSTDLTVLGEPINMLSLSFGGLLFTENLWLGGAIHHINQPNQSFLEGESALPYKLSFHGGYRIGLGRGAMKRDFTHTYKQRYFVPTINYKKQGVFEQLDVGAYVYAEPLIFGVWYRGLPYKPLNSESNRDAIVLLLGLSLPTGLDVGYSFDYTMSQLGIQSGGAHEISVSYRFPDRNPGAPRLRNTILPCPKF
- a CDS encoding T9SS type B sorting domain-containing protein, translated to MKRTPFDINLRFIYLFLLVLLCQATNIPVYGQGYNDNEWIFGYCGPNTENNYISFGKGDSPNVNTLPGSVVVGQDNNAIAIDPLTGEPLFYTNGELVYNYLNQPIQGAPNGINGDFEGTQTAAIAPLNYDPEGERLFYTFYISPSGELQYSVMDMNAQGAAPADSPPAGEVTTLDEPIGPAAGAIAVVKTPSSPSYLISFEGGELISREITETEGVFNQAGSTSLAFSPEKIAFDDQSGTLALIPENTSDPIVLMDFDTSTGSFANPRSLDQSTGDASENYGGTGLAPDGDYFYYSKDDQLLRIPTDTLDAEPQVVPTTSPSGSNISQIHDIKVGPDGQLYYIYQEENDDAFYVGTVEDPDNTVLEELTVDDNPFDGTDFCGGTFPTFAPNADIDVSVEMEYSPEMPCMNNPLQITSLLTPPNIPVESYEWELSPPPTDQDGEEIELDLTEEHLLLPADATSEQNINVTLTVTLEDGSTQTTSQSITLQENNLQANFTPSDTTTCLTCIDLNEMLEVSSGEEGQGGSGGGGGGGGFPGPPGGGGGGGGQDGGSSYEYFWSNKKDEGWIPEGANEVCDPGTYWVLAREQGSSCYVYAETTVKMWDPVANEKVDDQTNNIWYFGNNAGLDFNPDPDDPNAPSPRPVEVPDGHPGWSIPEGTTTISDQAGQVLFYTDGQTVWDLNGNPMQDGENIGGDNTSAQSVIAVKVPQEQTLYYLFTTQTSGGNSTTKFSLVDIKGENQNGVGSVVSGDNFLFSPGTEQSAAIASGDTTWVMFHEVGNNTFRAYPATSQGIGQAVTSDVGSDHSFSNSAGTMKFSPDGEKLAVTVVDANGCSFVDVMDFDEETGEMSEYATIDLGCDDEVYGLEFGGDSNKIFVSYQNGKGIEEYQIQAPSDDDDDDGNNCPSCFENAAGQAALEQCIEDNVNLLANSAGTSFGAIQMGPNGQVYVAIPGATNIGTINPGSDCDNSTYSQQQAVSTEGGTSNLGLPAYAQNSGSNIPDPEIAGPESLCLQDGIALGEFEGAGEPDIDTYTWTILDIDGQEVFSTSGPGDEFQVMEYEFDSAGTYTVTLDVERCGNPDYYNGELTVEVIGPPPLTLTDDITLCSGSPISLTAIDDYDPAEGLYTFEWTNAAGEILGNTNTIEVTEESIYTVSVALANTDEEDPSFQACSSSSSVFVGPAFDFELTQDAEESCYEENYINFAPDTPVTGEWSYQLQGTTEAPTVLGEGYEWEVAVEELPGPGTYDIIFRAEDPILEGCIVEKRAELVVAPLPEFDVNVITPTSDCDNPSGSFAFTLLTDAEMVRIEELDEEFLNVAEGETIGPIEDLPPGVYTITAENEGCTYTETVSIENTNPPDGLDDYSIVTTAERCTVDGILDGRILISFPADGSITSADYVITREEDGEQFTGSTDDMPLAVPHGTYAVEISTPDGCAVTAPQVYEIQEKALVNFSVPSAPLACEIFFFEPENADDIDYTITGPDGTDISPQPNGLYALDQEGIYSVRGEDPNGVDCPRIREMDLTLTGQVDYSLEGPFYDCETGLRYEAVIDPAFDEADYIYLWRTFPQGEIIGREQTFTPSREGTYTLDVQPRNGTSCPAPWIEFDVPVIVRNIPVELTLETGICSDSPEGTLRADFEAPASANLEVVWFRTDQNGINVRMPEFDGESTISVTAAGTYQVQLVNSTNGQQCTVGSDEITVMSSDAEPPQLEDSYTICAPENITETLEVEGDWQTYEWWREDQLISTAATFTPTEGGNYTLVVTDAAACSFAITFEVIGDCDFQVTTPDALIPGDPDRNFVVYVNDFVDEISVLIYNRWGELIFHCTQENIAENAPFCEWDGYVSGKKVPIGTYPVVIKLKSNAQGIEQTIKKAIVVIE
- the yaaA gene encoding peroxide stress protein YaaA; translation: MIALISPAKTLDMSTTDISLATQPDFKTDIKALVSIMKKKSAGDIKQLMKVSDNIAQLNEERYHNFHKDFTPENSKQSLLAFKGDVYRSMEVDNYSEEDLAFAQDHLRILSGLYGLLKPLDLIQPYRLEMGISLENKKGKNLYEYWGTKISKAINKAADGQPVINLASQEYAKAVDKKALKSPMIHVNFKEYRDGKYKVIGIFAKQARGMMADHIIKHKITDPEQLKLFNREGYEFSEPQSKENEWIFVR
- a CDS encoding septal ring lytic transglycosylase RlpA family protein: MKKQVLLWSILLFLFSSCVATRPSSNRVEKGQASYYANKFNGRKTASGERYQPGKMTAAHRSLPFGTVVKVKNLRNGKTVKVRINDRGPFVRGRIIDLSKKAARQLDMIRAGVVPVEVRY